Proteins from a single region of Deltaproteobacteria bacterium:
- a CDS encoding response regulator — translation MKLNLDAISKLEEELSKPKISLGTILVVDDEPENLFALEKTLNDEFTVFATTSPEEAIEIASRERIDVILTDQRMPNMQGTEFLKHVKEKNDDNVRMILTGYTDVKDLVDCINSGLIYRYLVKPWDAGEIRSVVKQAMQVISRKRAVDRMLPHQVVDRLYPEGMHDVKEGFGKEVECAIMFLDLRGFTTIAEEMATLDAFKLLTSFVKAVGPIMSEYNGFIDKYMGDGILAIFDREGHFSKDVIECCLAIRECVRDYNSKHRSLPVPESRQGLPERAPLQCGIGVSYGRVVLGTLGFRERIDFTVLGDAVNTASRIEGFTKPIGANILVHAAVLEKSDMCSVPHRFLGEINLRGKKNSTPLVEILDEEPEAEFKAKLSAGPKLSQGIKAFMDGEFDKALLLLDEAEKIAPDDKAVAHFIDRVKSKRAPKDYTRGSDD, via the coding sequence ATGAAGCTTAATTTGGATGCCATCAGTAAGCTTGAGGAAGAGTTGTCTAAGCCGAAGATTAGTCTAGGTACTATTCTGGTCGTCGATGATGAGCCCGAAAACTTGTTTGCACTCGAAAAAACCCTAAACGATGAGTTCACGGTATTCGCAACGACAAGTCCGGAGGAGGCTATCGAGATAGCTTCTCGGGAACGTATCGATGTCATTTTAACAGATCAGCGAATGCCCAATATGCAGGGTACGGAGTTCCTTAAGCACGTTAAGGAAAAGAACGACGATAACGTTCGGATGATTCTTACAGGTTACACTGACGTAAAGGATTTAGTCGACTGTATCAATTCGGGATTGATTTATCGATACTTGGTGAAGCCTTGGGATGCGGGTGAGATACGCTCGGTCGTTAAGCAGGCCATGCAGGTCATCTCTCGTAAGCGCGCGGTAGACCGTATGCTGCCCCATCAAGTTGTTGACCGTCTGTACCCTGAGGGAATGCATGATGTTAAAGAGGGCTTTGGGAAAGAGGTTGAATGCGCGATTATGTTTCTTGATCTGCGAGGCTTCACAACCATTGCGGAAGAGATGGCAACTCTTGACGCCTTTAAATTACTGACCAGCTTCGTCAAGGCGGTTGGGCCGATCATGTCCGAGTACAACGGCTTTATCGATAAATATATGGGTGATGGCATTCTCGCCATTTTCGATAGAGAAGGTCATTTCTCCAAAGACGTGATTGAGTGCTGCCTCGCCATCCGCGAATGTGTTCGCGATTACAACTCTAAACACCGGTCATTGCCAGTTCCCGAGAGTCGTCAGGGATTACCGGAGAGAGCACCGTTACAATGCGGTATCGGGGTCAGTTATGGACGCGTGGTTCTTGGAACTTTGGGTTTTAGAGAGCGCATCGATTTTACGGTGCTCGGGGATGCCGTGAACACTGCTTCCCGTATCGAAGGGTTTACCAAGCCAATTGGTGCGAATATTTTGGTTCACGCCGCCGTCTTAGAAAAGTCGGATATGTGCAGCGTTCCACATCGGTTTTTGGGCGAGATCAACCTACGGGGCAAAAAAAATTCAACTCCGCTCGTGGAGATACTTGATGAGGAGCCAGAGGCCGAGTTTAAGGCTAAGTTAAGCGCCGGACCCAAGCTTAGCCAAGGTATCAAGGCTTTTATGGATGGTGAGTTCGACAAGGCGCTCTTGCTTCTCGATGAGGCTGAAAAAATCGCGCCAGATGACAAAGCCGTCGCGCACTTTATTGACCGCGTGAAATCAAAACGCGCGCCAAAGGATTACACTCGAGGATCCGACGATTAA
- a CDS encoding acyltransferase family protein, translated as MSDVFYHDLRDEELVAKGLGYIHRIWRPWHRAEVSGVENVPKGPALYVGNHNGGLLSIDSFLFASAVFREHGMDAVPYGLAHDFVMDTPVMGDVLRKIGAVRAGHEEAAKLFLSGRKALVYPGGDIDSLRPYSERNMVKFDGRVGYIKLALKHGVPIVPVVAQGAQGTFYVFSDNRWLAKLLRLDKLMRVKAVPLMFTVPWGITLGASPPYMPLPVKIRIKILEPIVFSHTGEAACEDGDYVLECNHRVWSRLQTALTQMSLDAEGSFGPQG; from the coding sequence ATGAGCGACGTATTCTACCATGATTTACGCGATGAGGAATTGGTTGCCAAAGGCTTAGGTTATATCCATCGCATCTGGAGACCCTGGCATCGCGCCGAAGTCTCTGGAGTAGAAAATGTACCTAAGGGTCCTGCGCTTTACGTGGGGAACCATAATGGCGGTTTGCTCAGTATCGATTCCTTTCTTTTTGCGAGTGCTGTTTTTCGAGAGCACGGTATGGATGCGGTGCCCTATGGATTAGCGCACGACTTTGTGATGGACACACCAGTCATGGGAGATGTGCTGCGTAAGATAGGTGCGGTGCGAGCAGGTCATGAGGAGGCCGCTAAGCTTTTCTTGAGCGGTCGAAAGGCACTTGTCTATCCTGGCGGCGATATCGACTCACTGCGACCTTATAGCGAGCGAAACATGGTCAAGTTTGATGGGCGAGTGGGGTACATTAAGCTTGCTCTGAAACACGGAGTCCCGATTGTTCCCGTGGTTGCTCAAGGGGCACAAGGAACCTTCTATGTCTTTTCAGATAACAGATGGCTCGCCAAGCTTCTGCGTCTCGATAAACTCATGCGGGTTAAGGCGGTACCGCTGATGTTCACCGTGCCTTGGGGCATAACCCTGGGTGCTTCGCCACCTTACATGCCACTGCCGGTAAAAATACGTATTAAGATTCTTGAGCCCATTGTGTTTTCGCATACTGGAGAAGCCGCATGCGAAGACGGCGATTATGTGTTGGAATGCAACCATAGGGTGTGGTCTCGTCTTCAAACCGCGCTCACACAAATGTCACTCGATGCCGAGGGTTCTTTCGGTCCACAAGGGTAA